The region taacattatctcattctctttatggctgagtagtattccattgtacacacacatatatatacacatacatacataaatatatgtatgtgtatatatatacaccacaacttctctatGATATGTGTAAAGCACTTAAAATAATGCTGGCATGTATTTCCCTCTATCCAAGTGTTAATCTTATCCATGCTTCATGTTGTGTCCACCACGTTATGGCTTGGGATAGAATGTCCCACCCTCAGTTAGGAAGGCAGCATGCCAAAGCATCTCCCCTTTAATGCAGCCTTCACATCTTTATTCCTCAGGCTGTAGATCAGAGGGTTCAGCATGGGGATGACCACAGTGTAGAAGACAGACACAACCTTGTTCTGTTCCATGGAACTGGGAGAGCGTGGCTGAGTATACATGAAGGTGATGGTGCCATAGAAGAGACAGATGACGGTGAGGTGGGAAGCACAGGTGGAGAGCGCTTTGCTCTGAGCCTTAAGGGAACGCATCCTGCAGATAGTCACCAGCACGTAGGCATAGGAGACCAGGATAATGGTGATGGTAAAGAGGATAATCATGGCAGAAGATGAGAAGATGATGAATTCAACCTCAGCAGTGTCTGCACAGGCAAGCTGAAGCACAGCGGGGAGGTCACAGAAGTAGTGGTTAACGATGTTGGGACCACAGTAGGGCAGCTTGAAGATGTACCCAGTCAGCAAAGCTGAAATGGCCGCAGAAGCCGTATAGGTGGCTGCCACCAGCTGGACACACAGACTTTGGGACATGATGGTGTGGTAGAGGAGAGGGTGGCAGATGGCAGCGAATCGGTCATACGCCATGGTGGCCAGGAGCAGACACTCGGCCGTACCGTGGAGAGTCATGAGGGCCATCTGGACCACACAGCCTGCAAAGGAGATGGACTGGCCTGAGGTGaggaagctctccagcagcctgGGGGTGTTCACCGTGGAGAAGGAGGAGTCTATGAAGGAGAGGGCActcaggaagaagtacatgggcgtGTGGAGCTGTGGGTCTGCGTGGATCAGGGTGATCATGGCCAGGTTGCCCGTGAGGGTGACCAAGTAGACGAACAGGAAGGGCACAAATAGGATGCCCTTGAGCCTTGCCTGCTCCGTGAGCCCCAGCAGGAGGAACCGGGCGACTGGGGTGCAGTTCTCCACTGTGGGGCACATGTCACTGCAGAGACACCAAATAAGATCTACTTGTACCCTGGAGGCAGACCTGGGGTCAGTGCCTGAAGCTCTTTTAACGCCCTCAGAGCGGGCAGTCCCACGGGAACTGGGAAGGGGATACTGGCGTGAACTGAACACCTACTACAAATCACGTGTTCACTCATTTCCTAAACAGCTGTTGAAACTTCATACATGCtttcacatttaaatattaatgcCCTTTATATTTAGTGAGATTACCCGTTTGCCCAAGGTAAGAGAGCTAGTTCATAAAGAAAGTGGGATTAGAACTCAGTCAGTTCATAATCATACGCTTGTTATATAGTtgtaattattttctgcctccaaGTTCCCTGTTCCATGGGGAACTGGCATCCTTAGCGGGTTTTGGGGGCTGCTGTGCTGGCCCAGAGAGGGAATATATGAAAAGGTGAATTTGGAATTTATTTGGGGGCTGAGGCTTCAACAGTGCCagtccccaaggccagggacaTAGAAAATAGGCCAAAAGTCATCAGAATACAAGGTGACTCAGTAGAGCAGTCATTCCTTCAGTGAAGTGGGTTGAATTGTTTCTCCCAAAAAGACTGGCTGAAGTGCTAACGCCTGGGACCGTTGAACGTGACCTTATTGGAAACGGTCTTTGCAGAAGCCATCAAGTCAAGTCGCACTCCATTAGGGTCGGTCCTTAATCCAGTGGGacttgtgtccttataagaggagaaaATGGAGATACAGAGGGAACAATGCCGTGAGAAGACACAGGCAGAGGGGGAAGGTGGGGCCACGTGAGGACAGAGGCGGAGATTGGAGCGACGCTGCCACGAGCCAGGGAGGGCCTTGTGCCcctggaagctggaagaggcgaGGAAGGAAGGAACTGCTCCCTTGAGTCTTCTATGGGAGCACGGCTCTGCCAATATCTTCATTTTGGACTTCCGGCAGCCAGAACTACAAGGGagtatatttttcatgttttttgtttttaaattgaagtataattgattttcttttcttttcttttttttgcagtgggggtgggggaggtaattaggtttgtttatttaatggattatttatttaatggggactgagcccaggaccttgtgcatgctaagcatggctCTATCCCCGAGCTGCGTCCTCCCTCTTCTTGCTTTAAGCCCTACAGTTTGTGGTACTTCGTTACAGCCTCCCCACGACACTAATGCACCCAGCAGGGGACATGCCTGGCTATTGATGGAGATCTTCTGAGTTGTCAGGAGATGGAGCTTTCTGGTCTCTCTATAGTGACAGAGCTAATCATccaaggagagaaaatgaaatgaaataaatgaaaacaaagtctgttttattatttactactaagaaaaatatttacttgGGAGAATAGGCAGCTACACTAAATATGACAACTCTAGTCTGACAAAACCACGACAAACGTCTTGTGTTTTGGCTACAAACAGCTGAATGAAGGCAGTAGGACACGCCAGACTTGTGGCACTGGAGTCCAGGGCAGGGCGCAGTTCTCAAGACAGAGCTGGAGGTGAGCTTTCTAACCAGAGAGCACAGGTCGGCGAGTTCACGCCTACCTCCTTAACCTCCCCAGAAGGGATCTCATGTTTATGTAGGTACTCTCGGCTCCTGTCATGCCCCCAAGAATTTGCCTTCAGGGATCCTCAGTGTCCGGGCTTTCAAATAACCGAGGCTGCTATCGTGAGGGGAAGCCCTTGCATGGGATACGGGCCAGGATCTGCTCTATTTGGTTGGACGTCAGTTCTGATTGGTTGAGTGTAGGTTCTGGTTGTTGGAGCATCTGTCCTGATTGATTGGTGCCCAAGGCATGCTGGTTGTTAATGCTTGGAATTCTGTATTGTCTGAATGAGGCTGGGAACAAAGGAGGCATAAGGCAGGGCCCCTTTGAGAGTATCTCAGGACAGCCAGAGATAGGTGGCCTCTGATCAGAGCCGGTAATGTGGCTTTGTGCTATCGGCATCTATTGACAACACTTGGCCTCTTGAAATGTAAAAAATACGTACAGACTTTACCTGTAGGGAGCACTACTGGGGATGCCTCACCTCTGCTCCACGTGTTTCCTTCCCCAAAGACGGATATCCACGGTGTAACACTCCTGACCTCTATTGTCCTGCAGGAGGGAGGCCTTTTGCAATCAGTGAGTTTGGGTTAAGGAACTGGATGTGTGTAGTTCTGTTTTGCTCTCTTCTTTGCTCATCGGAAGCACAGTAGTGCTCTGCTCCTCTATAATGTAGGTCTTAAAACTAGGTCATGAAGCCCGTCTAATTTTTAAGAGGACCACTTACAGGCATGGATCATGTCCTGCAGCACCAGGTGGTGTCAGTGACGCAGGGGGAGCTTTGCTCTCTGTCTGCCTCGCTTCTACCTGTTCTCTCTTAACTGGTTCAGAATTTGCATAGAGAGGAGGGATGCTGGTCACTGTGGTCCTTAAAGacctcagcacagagaaagcaCGAAGGAAGCTGGCAGGGGAGCTTTCCTTGGCCTGTCTCTTCAGTGATCCCATGAACCTGGCTCACAGGTCTCTGGCACCCTGATGGAGTTGAGTGGAAGTGTGCGTTGGCCAAAACACTGGGTGTCAGTGAACTTTGGAGGACCCTGGATTCACAGGAAAAATTCCTGGATGAGAGAGAGGAGGACAGCCTCCTCCAGTTCCTCTGCTGGGAAGTTGATGAGGAGCTGCTACGGCAATGAGAACGCATGAGTAAGAATGTTCAAGTGTCctgacaggaaagaaaagaggaggcTTAATCAAAGTCAGAAGAGGGGCTGCTTATGAAGGTGGAGGCCATCTCAAGACGGGGGAGTCCCTAAGAGTGTCTGAAGATCTCCCCTTCCCGTGGACATCGTACAGAGCCGTGGATGGGTACCAGTTCCCTCTCTGACAGCTCTGCTCTTTCCTTGGGCACAGGATGGGAACTTGCCACTTTTGGCTATAACTTTAATTGCTTGATATTTGTGTGTAAAGTACAGTGATTAGCAGTTTGTAGTCTCAGCTAAtttcataaatacattttcttttgataGAATGAGCTGCGGTGAAAGGGCGAAGAAACTGGAGTTTTCAGACCCTCAGGTTAGCCCAGGCACTATTCattccttgctttttaaaaataaacacttacTAACCGATACTGGTCATTGTTAACTATGAGGAAATACTGTCCAGCTTCTGGAGGACTGGCGCTGAAAGCAGAGTCCTATAAGTGGGGAACTGTTGAAGGATTTCAAGCAGGATGGTGACATGGTCAGACTAAGCTGCTAAAATGAATTCAGGGGAAGttagaggggaggcagggagctaCATTAAGCAGCTGATCATAGTGGCCTTGGCTGGGGCAGTGTTATTTACTGATTGACAAATAATCGAGTCCTATGTTCGTACTGGAGACACAGTGGTGGTCAAGGTAGGTGAGTTCCTTGCTCTCAGAGAGACTGGAAAGATCAGGGAAATACTCAGGagatgggtttatttatttatgtgctcaCGAATTGGATACATGGGCTGAAGGAGAGTCTGGGACGACAACCAGTTTCCTGGTTTGGGTAATGGACTGAAAAATGTCATGTCACTCATTGTGACAGGTAAAcaggttggagggagggatgtGGTGAGTTCCATTTGTGATTGTGATGGAGTTTGGGAGAACCAAGGACACAGGTCCAGGAGACAGGTGGGTATTCCATTTTGAAGCTTAGGAGGGAGTTCTGTGTAGGAGATGGAGGTTTGAGAGTCAAGGGATGTGTTCAGTCATTCAGAATATAGTCATTGTGCATCACTGTGTGCCCGGCACTGTGTGGGAAGTGAGGATCCAGTGGTAAGGAAAGAACAGATGTGGTGCCCATTCTTGTGGAATTTACAGAGTTTAGAGGGGAAGACAAACATTTATGATATAATCACacaaattactggaaaattgcAATGGGTACAATAACTCCAATGTAGAGGTACTTAATGCTATAGGCCTGGAACTTAGACTCAAGGTGACTAAAGAGGATTTTCCCCCGGAGGAGTTTTTCATAGGAAAGAAGAGTGAGGACAAcctatgcaaaggccctgaggtctgAGAGagcccagagaggaagaggagctgAATAAAGGGCCAGTGCTGGTAGAGGGCAAGGAGGGAGAGTGTGCAAGCTGAGGCCAGCAGGCAGGCAGTGTTTTGTAACATTCATTGGGTGCTTCCTGTGTGTCAAGCACTGTTCCAAACACTATTAGTTTATTTAATCTTCTCACCAACCTTATGAGATATACTATTGAAATCTCTATTTTACGCAGGAGGAAACCCAGGCATGAAGAAGTTAAGGGACTTGCGCAAAGGCTCAGCTGGAAGGTGGCAGTGCTGGGGTCTGAGTTCATGTGGTCAGGTTCTAGAacctacattattattattattgtctagCAGCCTAGACCatgttaaggattttttttagggGATGCCATTAAAGAATGTTCACCAGGGAGATGACATGGCCACATTCGCATTTTGACAAGATCATTCTACATGCACTTGTGGGGAAATGATGGGAGGAGGCTCAGCAGAGCGGGAGACTGTTGGGGAGGACACTGAAGTCGTCCAGGAGGGATCGACAGCTTAAAccagagtgggggtgggtggtggagACAGAGGTAAATGGATCTGACAGATGTCTGCCTATAAACATGTCAGGATTTGGTCATGGACTGAAGGTGCCAGTGTGAGGAGGAGAGCAGTGTCAGGTGAACTCCCAGGTCTCTGGTGTGCAAAGTAAAGCTGGTACTTGAAGCTAAGAGGGGACAGAATGTGCCAAGGAGAGTGTGAGCTGTAAAAGCCAAGAGGCCCCATGGTAGAACTCTAAGGAAATTAATCGCAAATTTCCTGCACACTGCTTCTGAGCTCTGATTTTTCCCCGCTCACTTAGGTGCTGGGGCTGTTGATCAGATCTGAATAGTGTGAGCACGGTTTATGGGGAAGGGAGGATAAAGGAGTGTAAGCCTTTACTGGTATTAGCGTTCCACCTCTCAGCCCACTTACCTGTGGTTGAGCAGAGACCATCCATCCATGAGCCTTGTTTTTTGAAGACCTCTTGGGGGTGTTCCTCTCCCCTTTTCATTGATTGCCTCTGTCCAGCTTTCTCAAGAGAGCTTCTCAGACAGTGGTAACAAAGCTTTGAGATTTTTTATTGCTGGGAAGGCTCCTGCCTTTCATTTGGCTTCTTAAAATCCTGAACCCTAGAGTTCAGAAATATGCCAGTGGGAATCTGTGAGTAGCTCTCCCAGGAGCAGCCTTGGAACTGGAGGTGTTCTCTAAGGAGGGCTAGAGAGATCTTGGGGAGGGTTGTCTGGGAGCCCCTGAGGACAGAACCTCTTCACTTACACAGTCCACCCCCGGTGGGCCACTCCTTTCAGGTTATTGAGACTCAAAAAGCCGAGATGTACACGGGAACACATGTCAACATAATCCCCAGGTCTCACAGGCAGTGACTGAAGGTGCTCATGACATCAGCATACGTGGGCTCTTTCAAGGTCACGATGTGACTTTCCCAATTGTTATTTCCTTCGATCTTCAGAATAACCTTGGGAAACATGCTTgatgatatatgtgtgtgtgtgtgtgtgtgtgtgtgtgtatttttttttgctataaataTACAGTCATGGGATTATATCATAATTGTTATATTCACCCAACAATACTGAAAATACGTCTCTCCACCTCAAAAAACCACCCAAACCATCATAATTCTTTCCCCCTACAAAATAGCCCTGCTGTCTTTGTAAAAATAGCACGTGCTAGGTTGTAAAAAATTTGAGCAACACAGAAAAGAACCAAGAAAGGAGAACATCGTCTGAATTCCTGCCACCACAGAAAAAGGGCATTGGTGAACGCTCACGTTATAAATCTCTTAATGCACCCATGACTAAAATTTTCCATAAGCGGGGTCAAACAGAATCATGCCACACAAGCTGTTCTGTCATTTACTTTCTCACTCATGCCATGGACATTTCCCCGTGTCAATCAAAAAGTAACAGCGTACATACTCATATTTAATGGCGGCAGATTTTTCTGTTGTGTATGTGTGCCATCATTTACTTAACTGGTCCCTCTTGGTTGAAAGTAAGCTACTTCCAACTTCTCACTGTTGTAAGCAACTCTGATGGACACCCCCAGGTACAGGCCCTGGAGGAGCAAGTCCTTGAGAAGAGGCCGCAGAGGGACTGCTTCTCCCAGCCCAGGAAGGAAGATACTGGCTCACTCCCTGGGGAGCCTGCATCTTGGGTTTCCACAATCCCAGGCGAAATCACCAGGGGCCTTGTTAGGCAAATGACTTGTTGAGGTAAAAGAAATTCAGTCCCTAGACTACTGATCTGGGAGAGTGTCTCAGCAGATGAGAGACTGGATTGCCCATGGTTCCTGCAGGTAAGAGGGACTGTCTTCACTGGGGAGAGATCTACTGAATCTCACCTGTAGGACTGAA is a window of Vicugna pacos chromosome 10, VicPac4, whole genome shotgun sequence DNA encoding:
- the LOC102533876 gene encoding olfactory receptor 5P55-like — protein: MCPTVENCTPVARFLLLGLTEQARLKGILFVPFLFVYLVTLTGNLAMITLIHADPQLHTPMYFFLSALSFIDSSFSTVNTPRLLESFLTSGQSISFAGCVVQMALMTLHGTAECLLLATMAYDRFAAICHPLLYHTIMSQSLCVQLVAATYTASAAISALLTGYIFKLPYCGPNIVNHYFCDLPAVLQLACADTAEVEFIIFSSSAMIILFTITIILVSYAYVLVTICRMRSLKAQSKALSTCASHLTVICLFYGTITFMYTQPRSPSSMEQNKVVSVFYTVVIPMLNPLIYSLRNKDVKAALKGRCFGMLPS